A stretch of Mycobacterium sp. ITM-2016-00316 DNA encodes these proteins:
- the pstB gene encoding phosphate ABC transporter ATP-binding protein PstB, producing MAKRLDLKDLNIYYGNFHAVANVGLSVMPRSVTAFIGPSGCGKSTVLRTLNRMHEVIPGARVEGSVLLDGEDIYASGIDPVSVRKTIGMVFQRPNPFPTMSIRDNVVAGLKLQGVRKNLDEVAERSLKGANLWNEVKDRLDKPGGGLSGGQQQRLCIARAIAVQPDVLLMDEPCSALDPISTLAIEDLISELKQDYTIVIVTHNMQQAARVSDQTAFFNLEATGKPGMLVEIDETEKIFSNPTQKATEDYISGRFG from the coding sequence ATGGCCAAGCGGCTGGATCTCAAAGATCTCAATATCTACTACGGCAACTTCCATGCGGTAGCCAACGTGGGGCTCTCGGTGATGCCGCGCAGCGTGACGGCCTTCATCGGACCGTCCGGGTGTGGCAAGTCGACGGTGCTGCGCACCCTGAACCGCATGCACGAGGTCATCCCCGGCGCGCGCGTCGAGGGTTCGGTGCTGCTCGACGGGGAGGACATCTACGCCTCGGGCATCGACCCGGTGAGTGTCCGCAAGACCATCGGCATGGTGTTCCAGCGGCCGAATCCGTTCCCCACCATGTCGATTCGCGACAACGTGGTGGCAGGCCTGAAGCTGCAGGGGGTGCGCAAGAACCTCGACGAGGTCGCCGAGCGTTCGCTCAAGGGTGCCAACCTGTGGAACGAGGTCAAGGACCGCCTCGACAAGCCCGGCGGCGGGCTTTCCGGCGGCCAGCAGCAGCGTCTGTGCATCGCCCGCGCCATCGCGGTGCAGCCCGATGTGCTGCTGATGGACGAGCCGTGTTCGGCGCTGGATCCGATCTCGACGCTGGCGATCGAGGACCTGATCTCCGAGCTCAAGCAGGATTACACCATCGTGATCGTGACGCACAACATGCAGCAGGCCGCCCGGGTCAGCGATCAGACCGCGTTCTTCAACTTGGAGGCGACGGGCAAGCCGGGCATGCTCGTCGAGATCGACGAGACCGAGAAGATCTTCTCCAACCCCACCCAGAAGGCCACCGAGGACTACATCTCCGGCCGCTTCGGCTGA
- the dusB gene encoding tRNA dihydrouridine synthase DusB yields MAGVTNVAFRTLCRELKVARAGTVSGLYVCEMVTARALVERHPVTMHMTTFAPDESPRSLQLYTVDPDTTYAAAKMIVDENLADHIDMNFGCPVPKVTKRGGGSAIPYKRKLFGKIVAAAVRATQGTDIPVTVKFRIGIDDDHHTHLDAGRIAESEGAAAVALHARTAAQRYSGTADWSQIAALKQHVTTIPVLGNGDIFDAADALAMMEQTGCDGVVIGRGCLGRPWLFAELSAAFNGRPIATPPTLGEVAHIVRRHGELLSAHFGEDKGMRDIRKHVAWYMHGFPAGADLRRALALVKTMRELDALLGELDAEVPFPEVAGGPRGRQGSPGSVSLPQGWLDDPDDLTVPTGADVMNSGG; encoded by the coding sequence ATGGCGGGTGTGACAAATGTCGCGTTCCGCACGCTGTGCCGTGAACTCAAGGTCGCCCGGGCCGGCACCGTCAGCGGACTCTACGTCTGCGAGATGGTGACCGCGCGCGCCCTCGTCGAGCGGCACCCGGTGACCATGCACATGACGACCTTCGCGCCCGACGAGTCGCCGCGGTCGCTGCAGCTCTACACCGTGGACCCGGACACCACCTACGCGGCGGCCAAGATGATCGTCGACGAGAATCTGGCCGACCACATCGACATGAACTTCGGCTGCCCCGTCCCCAAGGTCACCAAGCGCGGCGGCGGGTCCGCGATCCCGTACAAGCGCAAGCTGTTCGGCAAGATCGTCGCGGCCGCCGTACGGGCGACACAGGGCACCGATATCCCGGTCACGGTGAAGTTCCGGATCGGCATCGACGACGACCACCACACCCACCTGGACGCCGGCCGCATCGCCGAGTCCGAGGGTGCAGCGGCCGTGGCACTGCACGCCCGAACCGCCGCACAGCGGTATTCGGGGACCGCCGACTGGAGCCAGATCGCGGCGCTCAAGCAGCACGTGACCACCATCCCGGTGCTCGGCAACGGCGATATTTTCGACGCCGCCGACGCGCTCGCGATGATGGAACAGACCGGGTGTGACGGAGTCGTCATCGGCCGCGGCTGCCTGGGCCGGCCATGGCTGTTCGCCGAACTGTCGGCGGCCTTCAACGGGCGCCCGATCGCGACCCCACCGACGCTCGGTGAGGTCGCCCATATCGTGCGCCGCCACGGCGAGTTGCTCTCGGCCCATTTCGGTGAGGACAAGGGCATGCGGGACATCCGCAAACATGTCGCCTGGTACATGCACGGCTTCCCCGCCGGTGCCGACCTGCGTCGGGCATTGGCACTGGTCAAGACCATGCGTGAGCTCGACGCGCTGCTCGGTGAACTCGACGCGGAGGTGCCGTTCCCGGAGGTCGCGGGCGGGCCACGCGGCCGCCAAGGCTCCCCCGGATCGGTCAGCCTTCCGCAGGGCTGGCTCGATGATCCCGACGACCTGACGGTGCCCACCGGCGCGGACGTGATGAACTCCGGCGGCTGA
- a CDS encoding acyl-ACP desaturase, with product MSQDLPDVQLLRELEPVVEKNINRHLAMRKDWNPHDYIPWSDGKNFYALGGQDWHPEQSKLSEVAQTAMVQNLLTEDNLPSYHREIAMNFTMDGPWGWWVNRWTAEENRHGIALRDYLLVTRAIDPVELEELRVEQVTRGFSPGQNQQGDLFASTLFDSVVYVTFQELATRVSHRNTGKACEETVADQLLGRISADENLHMIFYRDVSAAGLDMVPNQAMKSLHRVLRNFKMPGYTVPEFRRKAVTIAVGGVYDPRIHLEDVVMPVLKKWRIFEREDFTGEGARLRDDLGELVKELEETCVKFEVAKERRLERERKVAEKKAMKNLLVTSSAAS from the coding sequence GTGTCGCAAGACCTACCCGACGTGCAATTGCTGCGCGAGCTCGAACCTGTCGTCGAGAAGAACATCAACCGGCACCTCGCCATGCGCAAGGACTGGAATCCGCACGACTACATCCCCTGGTCGGACGGCAAGAACTTCTACGCCCTGGGCGGGCAGGACTGGCACCCCGAGCAGTCCAAGCTCTCCGAGGTCGCCCAGACCGCGATGGTGCAGAACCTGCTGACCGAGGACAATCTGCCCTCCTATCACCGCGAGATCGCGATGAACTTCACCATGGACGGCCCGTGGGGCTGGTGGGTGAACCGCTGGACCGCCGAGGAGAACCGGCACGGGATCGCGCTGCGCGACTACCTGCTGGTCACCCGCGCCATCGATCCCGTCGAGCTCGAAGAGTTGCGCGTCGAGCAGGTCACCCGTGGCTTCTCTCCGGGCCAGAACCAGCAGGGCGACCTGTTCGCGTCCACGCTGTTCGACTCCGTGGTCTACGTGACCTTCCAGGAACTGGCCACCCGCGTCTCGCACCGCAACACCGGCAAGGCCTGCGAAGAAACCGTCGCCGATCAGTTGCTGGGCCGGATCTCCGCCGATGAGAACCTGCACATGATCTTCTACCGCGACGTCAGCGCCGCCGGTCTGGACATGGTGCCCAACCAGGCGATGAAGTCCCTGCACCGGGTGCTGCGCAACTTCAAGATGCCCGGGTACACCGTGCCGGAGTTCCGCCGAAAGGCCGTCACCATCGCCGTCGGCGGCGTGTACGACCCGCGCATCCACCTCGAGGACGTCGTGATGCCGGTGCTCAAGAAGTGGCGCATCTTCGAACGTGAGGATTTCACCGGCGAGGGCGCCCGGCTGCGTGACGACCTCGGCGAGCTGGTCAAGGAGCTCGAGGAGACCTGCGTGAAGTTCGAGGTGGCCAAGGAACGTCGCCTGGAACGCGAGCGCAAGGTCGCCGAGAAGAAGGCCATGAAGAACCTGTTGGTGACATCATCGGCAGCCTCCTAG
- the pstC gene encoding phosphate ABC transporter permease subunit PstC has translation MPTTPMKESALKRGEGRWGDKIFKSIAIAAGATIIGAIALMALFLIIKAVPSLQANQANFLFSTEFLTSDSDNLRFGIRDLFMVTVLSSVFALVIAVPIAIGIAAFLTNYAPKQLARPFAMLVDLLAAVPSIVFGLWGIFVLAPWLTPVATFLNENLGWFFLFSQGNVSLAGGGTIFTAGIVLAVMILPIITSVTREVFALTPRGHVEAAQALGATKWEVIRMTVFPYGRSGMIAASMLGLGRALGETIAILIILRTAAQAGSWSLFDGGYTFASKIASAAAEFSAPLPTGAYIAAGFVLFALTFVVNALARAAAGGRVSGG, from the coding sequence ATGCCCACCACACCCATGAAGGAGTCGGCGTTGAAGCGGGGTGAGGGGCGCTGGGGAGACAAGATCTTCAAGTCCATCGCCATCGCGGCCGGCGCCACCATCATCGGGGCAATCGCGTTGATGGCGCTCTTCCTCATCATCAAGGCGGTCCCGTCGCTGCAGGCCAACCAGGCCAACTTCTTGTTCAGCACCGAGTTCCTGACCAGCGATTCGGACAATCTGCGCTTCGGCATCCGTGATCTGTTCATGGTGACGGTGCTCAGCTCGGTGTTCGCCTTGGTCATCGCCGTCCCCATTGCCATCGGGATCGCGGCCTTCCTGACCAATTACGCGCCCAAGCAGCTGGCGCGGCCGTTTGCGATGCTGGTCGATCTGCTGGCGGCGGTGCCCTCGATCGTCTTCGGTCTCTGGGGCATCTTCGTGCTGGCGCCGTGGCTCACCCCGGTGGCCACGTTCCTCAACGAGAACCTCGGTTGGTTCTTCCTGTTCTCCCAGGGCAACGTGTCGCTGGCCGGAGGCGGAACCATTTTCACCGCGGGCATCGTGCTCGCAGTGATGATTCTGCCGATCATCACCTCGGTGACTCGCGAGGTTTTCGCGCTGACCCCCCGCGGTCACGTGGAGGCCGCGCAGGCCCTCGGTGCCACCAAGTGGGAAGTCATCCGGATGACGGTGTTCCCGTACGGGCGCAGCGGAATGATCGCGGCGTCCATGCTGGGCCTGGGCCGCGCGCTGGGTGAGACGATCGCCATCCTGATCATCCTGCGCACCGCCGCGCAGGCGGGCAGCTGGTCGCTGTTCGACGGCGGTTACACGTTCGCATCCAAGATCGCCTCGGCCGCAGCGGAGTTCAGCGCTCCGCTACCGACAGGTGCATATATCGCCGCCGGATTCGTGCTCTTCGCGCTGACCTTCGTGGTCAACGCGCTGGCGCGGGCCGCGGCCGGCGGAAGGGTCAGTGGAGGATGA
- a CDS encoding helix-turn-helix domain-containing protein, which produces MSTELNGTIDRVAVFGALADPARLAIVDHLLGADASPSELQAMLSMPSNLLAHHLKVLERARVVERSRSEADRRRMYLRLNHAALETLVPSVSHRAHRVVFVCTQNSARSQLAAAIWNRHSPVPATSAGTQPARQVHPGAVDAARRNNLDLRPTTPRHLDEILTPSDLVIAVCDNAHEELPPALTRIHWSIRDPARTALPAAFDDAVHELTDRIDRLTPTLQPL; this is translated from the coding sequence ATGTCTACTGAGTTGAACGGGACTATTGACCGGGTTGCCGTGTTCGGCGCGCTCGCCGATCCGGCACGACTGGCCATCGTCGATCACCTGCTCGGCGCCGACGCCTCACCGTCCGAACTGCAGGCAATGCTGTCGATGCCCTCCAACCTGTTGGCGCACCACCTGAAGGTGCTGGAGCGCGCTCGTGTCGTCGAGAGGTCCCGCTCGGAGGCCGACCGCCGACGCATGTATCTCAGGCTCAATCACGCCGCGCTCGAGACCCTGGTTCCGTCGGTGAGCCATCGGGCACATCGCGTGGTCTTCGTGTGCACCCAGAATTCCGCTCGCAGCCAGCTGGCCGCGGCCATCTGGAACCGGCACAGCCCAGTGCCGGCCACCTCGGCCGGCACACAACCGGCCCGGCAGGTACACCCCGGCGCCGTGGACGCGGCGCGGCGCAACAACCTCGACCTGCGTCCGACCACACCCCGGCATCTCGACGAGATTCTGACTCCGTCGGATCTCGTGATCGCGGTGTGCGACAACGCTCACGAAGAGTTGCCGCCCGCGCTCACCCGCATCCACTGGTCGATCCGCGATCCTGCACGGACCGCCCTGCCGGCCGCTTTCGACGACGCGGTGCACG
- a CDS encoding LCP family protein, translated as MSDGDNATPDRPDRAPGGDNQWLTRSPRSTPGATPWERAQQSAPPDTATGNHTDGVTVADLIAKLAADQPTGTGRKRRRADPDEDDETPAPESAAEITDPVEPVDAVIFAPSASDDPIRRDPAEPVTEVMHVPSAYAAELPDLAAVRPPRPLHTSRPAPVQHHRARTVGRVAAALIAVCALALTGGAWQWQSMKNNSLNQVSALDPNSRDIVDPNAQFGDENFLIVGTDTRIGQNSEVGAGTTDDAAGARSDTIMLVNIPADRKRVVAVSFPRDLAITPIKCEPWDPETGVYGPITDEESPMYGMDEAWTETKLNSAYAVGGPKCLVKVIQKLSGLSVNRFMAVDFTGFAKMVDALGGVEVCSTTPLEDYELGTVLANPGRQMVDGHTALNYVRARQVTTEVNGDYGRIKRQQLFLSSLLRSLISKEVFFSLSKLNNVVNMFIEDSFVDNIRTKDLVDLGQSVQGVNAGRITFVTVPTTGYADDYGNEQPRVDDMAALFEAIINDDPLPEERNADNTPVPDTHESGSGSTSSADADGELVDAVATEPGAVTVRVSNSTGESGLASNAADVLQQHGFNIDTPDDYPGPLSSTTVFFSPGNEQAAATVASSFDNATIERVTGMGDVVRVVLGSDFSSVTPPSPSGSPVQVHMVRGTSSSPTTELPEDLTVTNAADTTCE; from the coding sequence ATGAGTGACGGCGATAACGCCACTCCTGACCGGCCCGACCGCGCGCCCGGGGGGGACAATCAATGGCTTACCCGATCCCCACGATCGACACCAGGCGCCACGCCGTGGGAACGCGCTCAGCAGTCCGCTCCGCCGGACACCGCGACGGGCAATCACACCGACGGCGTCACCGTCGCCGACCTGATCGCCAAACTGGCGGCCGACCAGCCCACCGGCACCGGCCGTAAACGGCGCCGGGCGGACCCCGACGAGGACGACGAAACACCCGCCCCCGAGAGTGCCGCCGAGATCACCGACCCGGTCGAACCGGTCGACGCCGTGATCTTCGCGCCCTCCGCGTCCGATGACCCGATCCGGCGCGACCCGGCCGAGCCCGTCACCGAGGTCATGCACGTGCCCTCGGCATACGCCGCGGAACTGCCCGACCTGGCGGCGGTCCGGCCGCCGCGCCCCCTGCACACCTCGCGCCCGGCGCCGGTGCAGCATCATCGAGCCCGCACCGTCGGCCGGGTGGCCGCCGCCCTGATCGCGGTGTGTGCGCTGGCGCTCACCGGCGGCGCCTGGCAATGGCAGTCGATGAAGAACAACAGCCTCAACCAGGTGTCCGCGCTGGACCCCAATTCGCGCGATATCGTCGACCCCAACGCCCAGTTCGGCGACGAGAACTTCCTGATCGTCGGCACCGACACCCGCATCGGCCAGAACAGTGAGGTGGGCGCGGGCACCACCGATGACGCGGCAGGCGCCCGGTCGGACACCATCATGCTGGTCAACATTCCGGCTGACCGCAAACGTGTTGTCGCCGTGTCGTTCCCGCGAGATCTGGCGATCACACCGATCAAGTGCGAACCGTGGGATCCCGAGACCGGGGTCTACGGGCCGATCACCGACGAAGAATCTCCGATGTACGGCATGGACGAGGCCTGGACCGAGACCAAGCTGAACTCCGCCTACGCCGTGGGCGGACCCAAGTGCCTGGTGAAGGTGATCCAGAAGCTCTCCGGCCTGTCGGTCAACCGCTTCATGGCCGTCGACTTCACCGGCTTCGCCAAGATGGTCGACGCGCTCGGCGGCGTCGAGGTGTGCAGCACCACCCCGCTGGAGGACTACGAACTGGGCACCGTGCTGGCCAACCCGGGCCGGCAGATGGTCGACGGACATACCGCACTGAACTACGTGCGCGCCCGCCAGGTGACCACCGAGGTCAACGGCGATTACGGCCGTATCAAGCGCCAGCAGCTGTTCCTGTCCTCGCTGCTGCGCTCCCTGATCTCCAAAGAGGTGTTCTTCAGCCTCAGCAAGCTCAACAACGTCGTCAACATGTTCATCGAGGACAGTTTCGTCGACAACATCAGGACCAAGGATCTCGTCGACCTCGGCCAGTCCGTGCAGGGTGTGAACGCCGGCCGGATCACCTTCGTCACGGTACCCACCACCGGGTACGCCGACGACTACGGCAATGAGCAGCCCCGGGTCGACGACATGGCCGCGCTGTTCGAGGCGATCATCAACGATGATCCGCTGCCCGAGGAGCGCAACGCGGACAACACCCCGGTGCCCGACACACACGAATCCGGCAGCGGCTCAACGTCATCGGCCGACGCGGACGGCGAATTGGTCGACGCGGTGGCCACCGAACCCGGCGCGGTCACGGTGCGGGTGTCGAATTCGACCGGCGAATCCGGACTGGCCAGCAATGCGGCCGATGTGTTGCAGCAACACGGATTCAACATCGACACCCCTGACGACTACCCCGGCCCGCTGAGCTCGACGACGGTGTTCTTCTCGCCGGGCAACGAGCAAGCCGCCGCGACCGTGGCATCGTCATTCGACAACGCCACCATCGAGCGGGTGACGGGGATGGGCGACGTGGTGCGGGTGGTGCTCGGCTCCGATTTCAGCTCCGTGACCCCGCCTTCGCCGAGCGGATCGCCGGTGCAGGTGCACATGGTGCGCGGAACCAGTAGCTCGCCGACCACCGAACTCCCCGAGGATCTCACCGTCACCAACGCCGCCGACACCACCTGCGAATAG
- the pstA gene encoding phosphate ABC transporter permease PstA, with translation MTVTFDESVKAPTFHPLSASRKIKNNVATTLFTASFVVAMIPLAWLLYTVLSKGFTAIISSTWWTNSLAGVLPEEMAGGVYHAIYGTVIQAAIAAVLSVPLGVMAAVYLVEYGRGRFAKVTTFMVDILAGVPSIVAALFIFALWISTLGFEQSAFAVSLALVLLMLPVVVRNTEEMLKLVPDELREASYALGIPKWKTIARVVVPTALPGMLSGILLALARVMGETAPVLVLVGYSRSINMDALEGNMASLPLLIFTELINPEAAGALRVWGAALTLILIIAALYLGAAFVNRYLTRNRV, from the coding sequence ATGACGGTCACATTCGACGAGTCGGTGAAGGCACCCACCTTCCACCCACTCAGCGCCAGCCGCAAGATCAAGAACAACGTCGCGACAACGCTGTTCACCGCGTCGTTCGTGGTCGCCATGATCCCACTGGCGTGGCTGCTCTACACCGTGCTGTCCAAGGGTTTCACCGCGATCATCTCCTCGACCTGGTGGACCAACTCCCTTGCCGGCGTGCTGCCGGAAGAGATGGCCGGCGGCGTGTATCACGCGATCTACGGCACCGTGATCCAGGCGGCCATCGCCGCGGTGCTGTCGGTGCCGCTGGGTGTGATGGCGGCGGTGTACCTGGTCGAGTACGGCCGTGGCCGGTTCGCCAAGGTCACCACGTTCATGGTCGACATCCTGGCCGGTGTGCCATCGATCGTGGCCGCACTCTTCATCTTCGCACTGTGGATTTCCACGCTGGGCTTCGAGCAGAGCGCCTTCGCCGTCTCGCTGGCCCTGGTGCTGTTGATGCTGCCGGTGGTTGTGCGCAACACCGAGGAGATGCTGAAGCTGGTCCCCGACGAACTGCGCGAAGCGTCCTACGCGTTGGGCATTCCGAAGTGGAAGACCATCGCGCGGGTCGTGGTGCCCACGGCCTTGCCGGGCATGCTCAGTGGCATTCTGCTGGCGCTGGCCAGGGTGATGGGCGAGACGGCGCCGGTGCTGGTGCTGGTCGGTTACAGCCGTTCCATCAACATGGACGCACTGGAGGGCAACATGGCCTCGCTGCCGCTGTTGATCTTCACGGAACTGATCAACCCGGAAGCGGCTGGCGCGCTGCGGGTCTGGGGCGCGGCTCTGACCCTCATCCTGATCATCGCAGCGCTGTATCTGGGCGCCGCATTCGTCAACCGATACCTGACACGGAACCGAGTTTAG
- the pstS gene encoding phosphate ABC transporter substrate-binding protein PstS, translating to MKAKRTGAALSMLAAGTLLLSACGSDNNASSSGSGDTGSAPAGDCGGKEALKASGSSAQANAMTRFINAYEKDCPGFTLNYTSSGSGAGVSEFLGGQTDFGGSDSPLSADKGEYEKAKERCGGSDAWNLPAVFGPIAITYNVEGVDGLVLDGPTAAKIFNGTVKTWDAPEIAALNEGVTLPAQPINVVFRSDESGTTDNFQKYLDAASAGAWGKGAGKSFAGGVGEGAKGNEGTSAAIGSTPGSITYNEWSFAKAQNLSIAKIITSAGPEPVELSTESAGVAIDGVKFKGEGNDLVLDTTTFYTPTEPGSYPIMLAAYEIVCSEYPDPEVATAVKAFMHSALGNGQTGLEDNGYIPVPEAFKTRLTEAVDAINATS from the coding sequence GTGAAGGCCAAACGAACTGGTGCCGCGCTGAGCATGTTGGCCGCCGGTACCCTGCTGCTGTCCGCGTGTGGAAGCGACAACAACGCCTCTTCGTCGGGGTCGGGAGACACCGGTTCTGCTCCGGCCGGCGATTGCGGCGGCAAGGAAGCACTGAAGGCCAGTGGTTCATCTGCGCAGGCCAATGCCATGACGCGCTTCATCAACGCCTACGAGAAGGACTGCCCCGGGTTCACGCTGAACTACACCTCCAGTGGTTCGGGTGCCGGTGTGTCGGAGTTCCTCGGCGGACAGACCGACTTCGGCGGCTCCGACTCGCCGCTGAGCGCGGACAAGGGTGAGTACGAAAAGGCCAAGGAGCGTTGCGGCGGCAGTGACGCCTGGAATCTGCCGGCAGTGTTCGGCCCCATCGCCATCACGTACAACGTCGAAGGCGTCGACGGCCTGGTGCTCGACGGCCCGACCGCGGCGAAGATCTTCAACGGCACCGTCAAGACCTGGGACGCCCCGGAGATCGCGGCCCTGAACGAAGGCGTGACGCTGCCCGCACAACCCATCAATGTGGTCTTCCGCAGCGATGAGTCCGGAACCACCGACAACTTCCAGAAGTACCTGGACGCGGCGTCCGCCGGTGCGTGGGGCAAGGGTGCCGGCAAGTCGTTCGCCGGTGGAGTCGGTGAAGGCGCCAAGGGCAACGAGGGCACCTCGGCCGCCATCGGCAGCACCCCGGGCTCGATCACCTACAACGAATGGTCGTTCGCCAAGGCCCAGAACCTGTCGATCGCCAAGATCATCACGTCGGCGGGTCCGGAGCCGGTTGAGCTCAGCACGGAGTCTGCCGGCGTCGCCATCGACGGCGTCAAGTTCAAGGGCGAGGGCAACGACCTGGTGCTCGACACCACGACGTTCTACACCCCGACCGAGCCGGGTTCCTACCCGATCATGCTCGCCGCGTACGAGATCGTCTGCTCGGAGTACCCCGATCCCGAGGTGGCCACCGCGGTCAAGGCGTTCATGCACTCGGCGCTCGGCAACGGGCAGACCGGGCTTGAGGACAACGGCTACATCCCGGTGCCCGAGGCGTTCAAGACCCGCCTGACCGAGGCCGTCGATGCCATCAACGCGACCAGCTAA
- the phoU gene encoding phosphate signaling complex protein PhoU, producing MRTAYQEQLSSLTDQLGEMCGLAGVAMERATQSLLQADLALAEQVITDHDRISEISARAEEAAFLLLALQGPVAGDLRAIVSGIQIVADVDRMGALALHVAKIARRRHPQHALPEEVNGYFAEMGRVAVELSRSAQEVLETLDPEKASRIREEDDAMDDLHRHLFTVLMDKDWKYGVTAAVDVTLLSRFYERFADHAVEVARRVIFTATGELPEDNLAEPQ from the coding sequence ATGCGTACTGCGTATCAAGAACAGCTGTCTTCCTTGACCGATCAACTCGGCGAGATGTGCGGCCTGGCCGGCGTGGCCATGGAGCGTGCGACCCAATCCCTGCTGCAGGCCGATCTGGCGCTCGCCGAACAGGTCATCACCGACCACGACCGTATCAGCGAGATCAGCGCCCGCGCAGAGGAAGCCGCATTCCTGCTGCTGGCCCTGCAGGGTCCGGTTGCCGGAGATCTGCGCGCGATCGTCAGCGGGATCCAGATCGTCGCCGATGTCGACCGGATGGGTGCGCTCGCCCTGCACGTCGCCAAGATCGCCCGTCGCCGCCACCCGCAGCACGCGCTGCCCGAGGAGGTCAACGGGTACTTCGCCGAAATGGGTCGTGTGGCAGTCGAATTGAGTCGCAGCGCGCAAGAGGTGCTGGAGACCCTGGACCCGGAGAAGGCCTCCCGGATCCGCGAAGAAGACGACGCGATGGACGATCTGCATCGCCACCTGTTCACGGTGCTGATGGACAAGGACTGGAAGTACGGCGTCACCGCAGCCGTCGATGTGACGTTGCTGAGCCGCTTTTACGAGCGCTTCGCCGACCACGCCGTCGAGGTAGCCCGCCGGGTGATCTTCACCGCCACGGGCGAACTTCCCGAGGACAACCTCGCCGAACCCCAGTAG